From the Rhizobium sp. ARZ01 genome, the window GTTGAAACCCGCGAGCATCGTCAGATAGTACGGGTTGTCCATCGGTGTCGCGCCGGCACCTTCGAACGCGATCTCGCGCAGTTTGTTCATGATCACCTGTTGACTGTTCACCGAGCTGCTGATCGCGGTTTCCGACAGCATTGGCTGCGGGCCGTAGCGATGCTGCCAGCCGGCCGCCGTTTCCCCGCAGCCGGACAGGCCGCACACGATCACAGACAAGCAGAAAATTCTGGTCGCGCCCGTCATCTCTCCCCACCGTGCATTGCAGGAGGGATACATCTAAAACCATTAGATGTACTCACACCAAAATGCAACCAGGAGACACGGATGAAGACTTGGCAGCAACGGCCGGCAGCTTTCCCTCCTCTCGAGGTCCTGCCGTTTCCACCCATGACGGCCCTGCCGGCGGACGACCGCTGACCGCTAAGCCGACTGGTCAATGCTCCAGCAAGCGCGCTGTAACGCTTTGAATTTGCGCGCAATCCTTCCTCAAATCGATTCCGCTTCAAAAGGTTATGCGCTATATGGACATCAGGAGGACCCTGATGATCTGGGCATTTGCTGTCGTTGCAGTCGCCATACTCTATCTCGCCTTGCGCTATAAGCGTTTTGAAAGCTGGGTGGAGCCCGTCCTCACCATTGTCGTGGCGATCGGTTTTGCGGTCGCGCTTCTGCTTTGGCTCACTGACAGCCGCACCGCGGTGCCTGAGCCGACGCAACCGAATTCCCCCCTTACTCCGGAAGACGTCACGCTCTCGCAGATGCAGTTCGCTGCCGGCCAGCCGGTCACAAGCTATCGGGTGACCGGCGTCATAACCAACAATGCCGAGATCACAATCCAGTCGTTTCGGTTGACTGTCGATCTCGCAAACTGCCCCAATGGCGTCTGCGCACCTGTCGGCGCTGACACCGCATTGATCATCATGCGCGTCCTGCCCGGGCAATCCGAACCGTTTTCCACCTTTGCAGTGTTCCCTCGGAGCGACCTGAGGCCACTCACGGATCCACAGTGGTCATGGTCTGTGAGCGAGGTGCGCGCGGCCAGTCGATAGATTGTTCGGACTGTCGTCGTACGAGCGCGCCGGGGAGCGCGCCCGGCACCGTCAGAAGTAGATCTTGAACTTCTCGCGCACGGCCTTGTCGATCTCCCGGTCGAACAGCGGCCCACCGGCCTCGGATAGAATCCGGTTCTTCCGCTCGATCGCCTTGGCGATAAGGTCGGGCTTGCCGATCTCAGCCCATTCCTTCGGGCTCGTGCGGTCGGCGACTGCCGGGTAGATGTACTCCGTCTGCATCAACGACAACGTCTGCGGGTCGCCGAGATAATGGCCGGGGCCGCCCATGCAGACAGAGCGCATCGTCTCTAGCGATACGGAATCCTCCGTCACGTCGATGCCGCGCACACAGCGCTGTACCTGCCCCAAAAGGTCATCGCCGAGCACGAGGCTTTCCAGGCAGAAGCCGAGCAGCGAGGCGTGCATGCCAACAGCCTCGTAGACCATGTTGAGGCCGGAAAGCCCGGCCATGACGTTGGAGATCGCCTGCTCCCAGCCGGCCTGCATGTCCGGCAGCTTGGAGTCGGCAATGCCGGCGGCGGCCCCGCCCGGCAGGCGATAGAACTGGTGCATCTGCGCGCAGCCGGCGGTCAGCAGCGCCTGTTCGCCCGAACCGCCGGACATGGCGCCCGTTCTGAGGTCCGAAACGAACGGCCAGGTGCCGAAGATCGCGGGGTGGCCGGGCGCCATGGCGTTGACATAGACGACGCCCGCCAGGCACTCCGCGACCGCCTGCACGATCGCGGTCGCCAGCGGCGCCGGCGCGGTTGCACCGGCCTGCCCTGCCGAAAGCAGCAGGATCGGCATGCCGGCCCGGATGCAGGCCTCCATGGTGATGCAGCTTTCCTCGGCGAATTTCATCGGCGGCACGACGAAGCAGTTGGAGTTCGACACGAAGGGCCGCGCCCGCCACTTGTCCTCACCGCCCGCCATCATGTGGATAAGATCGAAGCAGCCGTCCACATGCGAAGGATCGGAGAAGCTGGTGCCAACGTGTTTCGACGTACCGGCGCAGCAGCCATAGAGCGTGTTGATGTCCATCAGGAAGTTGTCAGCCACGTCGCGGCAGACCATCGCCCGCTGGAAGAAATGGATGTTATCGAGGTGGTGGACGAGTTGGGCGGCATTGAAGAGGTCCTTCGCCGTCGATTCGCGATAGTCGCGCTTCTCCACGTCGACGATGTGAACGGCGGCGCCCGCCGTGCCGTAGTAGACGCGGGTGCCGGACAGTTCCAAGTCGTACTTCGGGTCACGCCCATAGAGTGTAATGCCGCGCGCGGCGATCGCCAGCATGTCCTCCACCAACGCCCGTGGGAAGCGGATACGGCCGTCCTCGCCAAGGATCGCGCCGGCGCCGGTCATGATCTCGATGCCGGATTTAGGCGCATTGGCGAGGCCGATATTCTCGAGCGCGTCGAGCGCCGCCTCGTGGATGCGGCGGACGCCTGCCTCCGTCAGCGGCTTGTACTGGCCGCCCGGCAGGCCAGGCCGGATCGGGCGGATGTTTTCCGCCAAGGGTGCGGCCCGCATGGCAACGCGGGCGGCGCGGCCACCGGAACGCCGGGACAAAACTGCCTGTTCACTCATGATCCGTCTCCCCCGCACCGGCGGCAAGCATGTCATTGATCCGGTCCCCCGACGCAGCGGCGGACAATTTTGCAAAACTGCCATCCTTGACGATGGCCTCCATCTGCTCGGCGATCGCCGCATGGGTAACGCGGGCGATCATCGAACCGAGCGAGATGCGACGCACGCCGATCCGGGCAAACTCAGCCACCGTGAGCTGGCGCAGCGGCCCTGCGGCAAGCGCATTCACCGGCTTTGCGACCGACTGCACGACGCGCTTCAGTTCCGCCTCACCGGGCGGCACCGGCACATAAACGAGGTCGGCGCCGGCCTTCTCGAAGGCCTGGATGCGGTGGATCGCCTCGTCGAGGTCATAGACGCCGTTCATCACGCCATCGGCGCGGGCGCAGAGAATGAACGGACGGCCAAGCGAGCGGGCAGCATCGGCGGCGGCGCCTATGCGCTCCACCGAAAGGTCGAACGCATAGGCCGGGTTGCCATCGACCATCTGCATGTCTTCGATCGAGCAGCCGGATAGGCCGACTTCCGCGGCAAGGCGGATCGTTTCGGCGACCTCATCGGGCGCGTCGGCAAAACCGTTCTCGAAATCGCCCGAAACCGGGAGCGACGTCGCACGCACGATGTCTTCGGCGTGTTTCAGCGATTCCTCGCGCGTCACCCGTCCCATGTCGGGCCGGCCGAGCGTGAAGGCGAAGCCGGCGGAGGTGGTGGCGAGCGCCACGGCGCCCGACGCTGCCATCATTCGGGCCGATCCCATGTCCCACGGATTCGGGATGACGAAGCAGCCCGACTGGTGCAGGTCGAAGAAGCGCTGGTGGCGTTCTGCAAGGCTGGTCAT encodes:
- a CDS encoding trimethylamine methyltransferase family protein — its product is MSEQAVLSRRSGGRAARVAMRAAPLAENIRPIRPGLPGGQYKPLTEAGVRRIHEAALDALENIGLANAPKSGIEIMTGAGAILGEDGRIRFPRALVEDMLAIAARGITLYGRDPKYDLELSGTRVYYGTAGAAVHIVDVEKRDYRESTAKDLFNAAQLVHHLDNIHFFQRAMVCRDVADNFLMDINTLYGCCAGTSKHVGTSFSDPSHVDGCFDLIHMMAGGEDKWRARPFVSNSNCFVVPPMKFAEESCITMEACIRAGMPILLLSAGQAGATAPAPLATAIVQAVAECLAGVVYVNAMAPGHPAIFGTWPFVSDLRTGAMSGGSGEQALLTAGCAQMHQFYRLPGGAAAGIADSKLPDMQAGWEQAISNVMAGLSGLNMVYEAVGMHASLLGFCLESLVLGDDLLGQVQRCVRGIDVTEDSVSLETMRSVCMGGPGHYLGDPQTLSLMQTEYIYPAVADRTSPKEWAEIGKPDLIAKAIERKNRILSEAGGPLFDREIDKAVREKFKIYF
- a CDS encoding isocitrate lyase/phosphoenolpyruvate mutase family protein; its protein translation is MTSLAERHQRFFDLHQSGCFVIPNPWDMGSARMMAASGAVALATTSAGFAFTLGRPDMGRVTREESLKHAEDIVRATSLPVSGDFENGFADAPDEVAETIRLAAEVGLSGCSIEDMQMVDGNPAYAFDLSVERIGAAADAARSLGRPFILCARADGVMNGVYDLDEAIHRIQAFEKAGADLVYVPVPPGEAELKRVVQSVAKPVNALAAGPLRQLTVAEFARIGVRRISLGSMIARVTHAAIAEQMEAIVKDGSFAKLSAAASGDRINDMLAAGAGETDHE